From the genome of Haemophilus parainfluenzae, one region includes:
- the dcd gene encoding dCTP deaminase — protein sequence MRLCDTDIERYLDDGIISLTPRPENDKINGATIDVRLGNSFRVFREHSAPYIDLSGPKEEVSAQLESVMSDEIIIGDDEAFFLHPGMLALATTLESVKLPANIIGWLDGRSSLARLGLMVHVTAHRIDPGWEGKIVLEFYNSGKLPLALRPNMVIGALSFEVLSGPAARPYTSRKDAKYKHQQNAVASRINED from the coding sequence ATGCGTCTTTGCGATACCGATATCGAACGCTATCTAGATGATGGCATTATTTCTTTAACGCCTCGTCCTGAAAATGACAAAATCAATGGGGCAACCATTGATGTGCGTTTAGGCAATTCATTTCGCGTATTTCGTGAACATTCCGCACCTTATATTGATTTAAGTGGCCCGAAAGAAGAAGTATCTGCTCAACTTGAATCAGTGATGAGTGACGAAATTATTATCGGTGATGATGAAGCCTTCTTCTTACATCCTGGTATGTTGGCGTTAGCAACCACATTGGAGTCAGTGAAACTCCCTGCCAATATTATCGGTTGGCTAGATGGTCGTTCTTCACTTGCTCGTTTAGGTTTAATGGTGCACGTGACCGCTCATCGTATTGATCCAGGTTGGGAAGGTAAAATTGTGTTAGAGTTTTATAACTCAGGCAAATTACCTTTGGCATTACGTCCAAATATGGTGATTGGTGCTTTAAGTTTTGAAGTGTTAAGTGGCCCGGCAGCTCGCCCGTATACCAGCCGTAAAGATGCGAAATACAAACATCAACAAAATGCGGTAGCGAGCCGAATTAATGAGGATTAA
- the udk gene encoding uridine kinase, producing MSDSSCIIIAITGASASGKSSIASTVHKELCNDLGCQEIGIIAEDSYYKDQSHLEMSERVKMNYDHPNSMDRDLLIQHLKDLKNGTAVDIPVYSYVEHTRTGETKHFTPKKIVILEGILLLTDERVRQLADISVFVDTPLDICFIRRLQRDMEERGRSLQSVIDQYRATVRPMFLQFIEPSKQYADIVIPRGGKNRIAINMLKAQILHLLNQK from the coding sequence ATGTCAGACTCATCTTGTATTATCATCGCTATCACGGGAGCATCCGCTTCAGGAAAAAGCTCCATTGCTTCCACCGTTCATAAAGAACTTTGTAACGACTTAGGTTGCCAAGAAATTGGTATCATTGCGGAAGACAGCTACTACAAAGATCAAAGTCATTTGGAAATGAGTGAACGTGTGAAAATGAACTATGACCACCCGAATTCAATGGACAGAGATTTACTCATTCAACACTTAAAAGACTTAAAAAACGGAACTGCCGTGGATATTCCGGTCTATAGTTATGTTGAACACACCAGAACAGGTGAAACCAAACACTTCACGCCGAAAAAAATTGTGATTTTAGAAGGGATCTTATTGCTTACTGATGAGCGAGTTCGCCAATTAGCCGATATTTCAGTCTTCGTGGATACACCATTAGACATTTGTTTTATCCGTCGTTTACAACGTGATATGGAAGAACGTGGTCGTTCATTACAATCTGTTATTGACCAATATCGTGCAACTGTTCGTCCAATGTTCTTGCAATTTATTGAGCCATCAAAACAATATGCGGATATCGTGATTCCTCGCGGTGGTAAAAACCGTATTGCGATTAATATGTTAAAAGCTCAAATTCTTCATTTATTAAACCAAAAATAG
- a CDS encoding ABC transporter substrate-binding protein, with translation MKMNKISLSISTALLAAGFMTSSAVNAQGRLVVYCSATNILCETTTKAFGEKYDVKTSFIRNGSGSTFAKVEAEKNNPQADVWFGGTFDPQAQAAELGLIEPYKSKHIDEIVERFRDPAKTKGHYVSAIYMGILGFGVNTERLAKLGIKEVPKCWKDLTDPRLKGEVQIADPQSAGTAYTALATFVQLWGEEKAFDFLKALHPNVSQYTKSGVTPSRNAARGETAVGIGFLHDYALEKRQGAPLELVVPCEGTGYELGGVSILKGARNIDNAKLFVDWALSKEGQELAWKQGDSLQILTNTTAEQSPTAFDPNKLNLINYDFEKYGATEQRKALIEKWVQDVKLAK, from the coding sequence ATGAAAATGAATAAAATTTCTCTCTCCATTTCAACCGCACTTTTAGCTGCAGGCTTCATGACATCATCAGCTGTTAATGCTCAAGGGCGTTTAGTGGTGTATTGTAGTGCGACTAACATTCTTTGTGAAACAACAACGAAAGCCTTTGGTGAAAAATATGATGTGAAAACCTCATTTATTCGCAACGGTTCAGGCAGTACTTTTGCAAAAGTTGAAGCGGAAAAAAATAACCCACAAGCAGACGTTTGGTTTGGTGGTACATTCGACCCTCAAGCACAAGCGGCAGAGTTGGGTTTAATCGAACCTTATAAATCTAAACACATTGATGAAATTGTTGAACGTTTCCGTGATCCAGCGAAAACCAAAGGACATTATGTTTCTGCGATTTACATGGGTATCTTAGGTTTTGGTGTGAATACCGAGCGTTTAGCAAAATTAGGTATTAAAGAAGTACCAAAATGCTGGAAAGATTTAACCGATCCTCGCTTAAAAGGCGAAGTGCAAATTGCTGACCCACAAAGTGCAGGTACAGCATACACTGCGTTGGCTACTTTCGTTCAACTCTGGGGCGAAGAAAAAGCCTTTGATTTCTTAAAAGCATTACATCCAAACGTATCGCAATACACCAAATCAGGTGTAACCCCATCTCGTAATGCGGCACGTGGTGAAACCGCGGTAGGTATCGGCTTCTTACACGATTATGCACTTGAAAAACGTCAAGGTGCACCATTGGAATTAGTGGTGCCTTGTGAAGGTACCGGCTATGAGTTAGGTGGCGTAAGTATCTTAAAAGGTGCGCGTAACATCGATAACGCAAAATTATTCGTGGATTGGGCATTATCTAAAGAAGGTCAAGAGTTAGCGTGGAAACAAGGTGACTCTTTACAAATCTTAACCAACACCACAGCGGAACAATCGCCAACAGCGTTTGATCCAAACAAACTTAACCTGATCAATTATGACTTTGAAAAATACGGTGCAACTGAACAACGCAAAGCCTTAATTGAAAAATGGGTTCAAGACGTTAAATTAGCGAAATAG
- a CDS encoding ABC transporter substrate-binding protein, which yields MKKSTISLSLSAVLFSGIFFTSSAIAEGRLVVYCSAQNSVCEKQVQSFAKKYNVDASFIRNSSGSTLAKIKAETNNPQADVWYGGTFDTHSQAAEMDLLTAYQSPMLTEVMPQFKDPGRRKGNYSSVVYMGVLGFGVNTEKLKKLGITETPKCWKDLLDPRFKNEIQISDPQSAGTAYTAIATFVQLWGEDEAFNYLKALDKNISQYPKAGTAPAHNLARGETTIGIGFLQNYSFEKQNGAPIEVVVPCEGTGYELGGVSVIKNARNLKNAELFVDWVMSKEAQEISWKEAQSHHILTNVNATSSPYALKSNELNLINYDFNKFGASDVRSGLIDRWVREVKLNK from the coding sequence ATGAAAAAATCAACTATATCTTTGAGTCTGTCAGCTGTTTTGTTTAGCGGGATCTTTTTTACTAGTTCAGCAATTGCTGAAGGTCGGTTAGTAGTATATTGCAGCGCACAAAACTCAGTGTGTGAAAAACAAGTGCAATCTTTTGCGAAAAAATACAATGTAGATGCGAGTTTTATTCGTAATAGTTCAGGCAGTACACTAGCTAAAATAAAGGCTGAAACAAATAATCCACAAGCTGATGTGTGGTATGGTGGAACATTTGATACACATTCTCAGGCTGCCGAGATGGATTTGCTAACTGCATATCAATCACCAATGCTGACAGAAGTTATGCCTCAATTTAAAGATCCTGGACGTCGTAAAGGAAATTACAGCTCCGTAGTTTATATGGGGGTGTTGGGTTTTGGAGTGAATACAGAAAAATTGAAAAAATTAGGAATTACTGAAACTCCAAAATGCTGGAAAGATTTACTCGATCCTAGATTTAAGAATGAAATTCAAATTTCAGATCCTCAAAGTGCTGGAACTGCATATACCGCAATAGCAACATTTGTTCAGCTTTGGGGAGAGGATGAAGCATTTAATTATTTAAAAGCATTAGATAAAAATATTTCACAGTATCCTAAAGCTGGAACTGCACCTGCTCATAATTTAGCTCGAGGTGAAACAACAATAGGCATTGGTTTTTTACAAAACTATTCTTTTGAAAAACAGAATGGAGCACCTATTGAAGTAGTAGTTCCTTGTGAAGGGACTGGTTATGAACTTGGTGGAGTGAGTGTAATAAAAAATGCTAGAAATTTAAAAAATGCAGAATTATTTGTCGACTGGGTTATGTCTAAAGAGGCACAAGAAATTTCCTGGAAAGAAGCACAATCACATCACATTCTTACAAATGTAAATGCAACATCTTCACCTTATGCATTGAAATCTAATGAACTAAATTTAATTAATTATGATTTTAACAAATTTGGCGCATCAGATGTACGTAGTGGCTTGATCGATCGTTGGGTGAGAGAAGTTAAATTAAATAAATAA
- a CDS encoding ABC transporter permease has protein sequence MRKQYYFLNSNLFWVMLAMAGFALLPSMALYYGIFDSTEDELLAAMGWSSINFSWFWFGSLFIIPIFSFLYKGRGTVQQGKIEFFLACLIFSFVMISASITKFSLGYSEFILTIALIGISTNALAKMKVMQSDKFVIASLLSIVLLIFFFIVYPTLAIFISMFYKGDEFVPGQVFDIVKQPYVIRIILNSLAVAGTIGVLATAFGLVFALYTTRIAKRSAVIGKIFSILPIVTPPFVVGLGVTLMLGRSGYITHYLVEYLGFESNWLYGFTGIVIAHTLALTPMSFMILEGALKSIHPSIEEASYTLRANRYQTFFNIIFPLLKPALANSFLVVAIQSIADFSTPLVLGGSFDVISSQIYFYIAGSQLDYASASTLGTILLIFSLGIFIIQYWWIGNRSYTTVSGKSYRGDVQDLPVTMKYTITFVLAFWILFNVLLYGSIFYGSFTVNWGVDYTLTLKNYITLFGQGFSDGAWPSLIQTVIFAATAAPITALFGLLIAYITVRREFKGKKTLEFLTLLCFAVPGTVAGVSYILAFNDAPIYITGTALIVILSMVMRNMPVGMRAAIAGLGQLDKSLDEASLSLKGSSFKTICFIVFPLLKPALLSALVTSFVRAMTTVSAIVFLVTADTRVATSYILNRVEDGEYGIAIAYGSILIVVMMAIILFFDWIVGDTRISRSKAKKMN, from the coding sequence ATGAGAAAGCAGTATTATTTTCTCAATTCCAATCTATTTTGGGTAATGCTTGCTATGGCAGGCTTTGCCCTTTTGCCTTCTATGGCATTATATTATGGTATTTTTGATTCAACAGAAGATGAGCTCCTCGCAGCTATGGGATGGAGCTCAATAAATTTTAGTTGGTTTTGGTTTGGTTCTTTATTTATTATTCCTATATTTTCTTTTTTATATAAAGGAAGAGGGACGGTACAACAAGGTAAAATCGAATTTTTCTTAGCTTGCTTAATTTTTTCTTTTGTAATGATTTCAGCAAGTATTACAAAATTCAGTCTAGGTTATTCCGAGTTTATTCTTACAATTGCTTTAATTGGTATTTCAACAAATGCTCTTGCTAAAATGAAAGTAATGCAAAGCGATAAATTTGTTATCGCGTCATTGCTAAGCATTGTATTACTCATATTCTTCTTTATTGTTTATCCTACTTTAGCCATTTTTATCTCAATGTTTTACAAAGGAGATGAATTTGTACCAGGGCAAGTATTCGATATTGTTAAACAGCCTTATGTTATACGTATTATCTTAAACTCACTTGCTGTAGCAGGAACAATTGGTGTTCTTGCAACTGCGTTTGGTTTAGTATTTGCACTTTATACCACCCGAATTGCAAAGCGTAGTGCAGTTATTGGTAAAATATTCTCTATTCTTCCAATTGTGACCCCGCCATTTGTTGTTGGTTTAGGGGTAACATTGATGCTTGGTCGTTCAGGATATATTACTCATTATTTAGTTGAATATTTAGGATTTGAAAGTAATTGGTTGTATGGTTTTACTGGAATTGTTATTGCTCATACACTTGCTTTGACACCAATGTCTTTTATGATATTAGAGGGGGCCTTAAAGTCTATTCATCCATCAATTGAAGAAGCCTCTTATACTTTGCGTGCAAATCGTTACCAAACTTTCTTCAATATCATTTTCCCATTACTAAAACCTGCATTAGCAAATTCTTTTTTAGTTGTTGCAATTCAGTCTATAGCTGATTTTAGTACCCCATTAGTTTTAGGGGGAAGCTTTGACGTTATTTCTTCACAAATTTACTTTTATATTGCCGGTTCTCAGTTAGATTATGCATCTGCAAGTACATTGGGAACAATACTTCTTATTTTCTCATTAGGTATCTTTATTATTCAATATTGGTGGATTGGTAATCGCTCATATACCACTGTGTCGGGTAAGTCTTATCGTGGTGATGTACAAGATCTTCCTGTAACAATGAAGTACACAATTACTTTTGTGTTAGCATTCTGGATACTATTTAATGTTCTGCTGTATGGTAGTATTTTTTACGGTAGTTTTACGGTGAACTGGGGTGTTGATTATACCTTGACACTTAAAAATTATATTACATTATTTGGTCAAGGCTTTAGTGATGGTGCATGGCCATCTCTAATTCAAACAGTTATTTTTGCTGCAACAGCAGCTCCAATAACAGCATTATTTGGCTTGCTTATTGCTTACATTACCGTAAGACGGGAATTTAAAGGTAAAAAAACTTTAGAGTTCCTAACTTTGTTATGTTTTGCCGTACCAGGTACAGTGGCAGGGGTATCCTATATATTAGCCTTTAATGATGCTCCAATTTATATAACAGGAACGGCATTAATTGTTATTTTATCAATGGTTATGCGTAATATGCCTGTAGGTATGCGAGCGGCTATTGCTGGATTAGGACAACTAGATAAATCTTTAGATGAGGCCTCTTTATCATTAAAAGGAAGCTCTTTTAAAACTATTTGTTTTATTGTTTTCCCTTTATTAAAACCAGCCTTGCTTTCAGCGCTTGTAACTAGCTTTGTTAGAGCAATGACTACAGTAAGTGCAATTGTATTTTTAGTTACAGCAGATACCCGTGTTGCTACATCTTATATTCTAAATCGCGTAGAAGATGGTGAATACGGAATTGCAATTGCATATGGTTCAATTCTGATAGTAGTTATGATGGCCATTATTTTATTCTTTGACTGGATTGTGGGTGATACCCGAATTTCCCGTTCTAAAGCGAAAAAAATGAATTAA
- the fbpC gene encoding ferric ABC transporter ATP-binding protein: MSNNDFLVLKNITKSFGKSTVIDNLDLTIKRGTMVTLLGPSGCGKTTVLRLVAGLENPTSGQIFIDGEDVTKSSIQNRDICIVFQSYALFPHMSIGDNVGYGLRMQGVGKEERAKRVKEALELVDLAGFEDRFVDQISGGQQQRVALARALVLKPKVLLFDEPLSNLDANLRRSMREKIRELQQSLGITSLYVTHDQTEAFAVSDEVIVMNKGKIMQKAPAKELYLRPNSLFLANFMGESSIFEGKLENNTIDVNGYKLPLSNAAQFNLPDGECLVGVRPEAIYLKPEGEAAQQCEIKSAVYMGNHWEVVAIWAGKELLINTKPEDFNADLKQAYVNFSEQGIFLLKKEK; the protein is encoded by the coding sequence ATGAGTAATAATGATTTCTTAGTATTAAAAAATATCACTAAATCTTTTGGTAAATCCACAGTCATTGATAATTTAGATTTAACCATTAAACGTGGCACCATGGTGACCTTATTAGGGCCATCTGGTTGTGGTAAAACCACTGTGTTACGTTTAGTGGCAGGCTTAGAAAACCCAACTTCAGGTCAAATTTTTATTGATGGTGAAGATGTAACCAAATCATCCATTCAAAATCGTGATATTTGTATCGTATTCCAGTCTTACGCATTGTTCCCACATATGAGTATCGGTGATAACGTAGGCTATGGTTTACGTATGCAAGGCGTAGGGAAAGAAGAACGCGCTAAACGTGTAAAAGAAGCGTTAGAGTTGGTTGACTTAGCGGGGTTTGAAGATCGTTTTGTGGATCAAATTTCGGGTGGTCAACAACAACGTGTGGCATTAGCACGTGCGTTAGTATTAAAACCAAAAGTATTACTTTTTGATGAACCATTAAGTAACTTGGATGCAAACTTACGTCGTTCTATGCGTGAAAAAATCCGTGAATTACAACAAAGTTTAGGTATTACCTCACTTTATGTGACTCACGACCAGACGGAAGCATTTGCGGTATCCGATGAAGTTATCGTCATGAATAAAGGTAAAATCATGCAAAAGGCGCCAGCGAAAGAGCTTTATTTGCGTCCAAATTCTTTATTCCTTGCAAACTTCATGGGCGAATCAAGTATCTTTGAAGGTAAATTAGAAAATAACACCATTGACGTGAATGGCTACAAATTGCCATTAAGTAATGCGGCGCAATTCAATTTACCGGATGGTGAATGCTTAGTGGGCGTACGTCCTGAAGCAATTTACTTAAAACCAGAAGGCGAGGCAGCACAACAATGTGAAATCAAGAGTGCAGTCTATATGGGGAATCACTGGGAAGTGGTGGCAATTTGGGCTGGCAAAGAATTGCTCATTAATACCAAACCAGAAGACTTCAATGCTGATCTCAAACAAGCTTATGTGAATTTCTCTGAACAAGGTATTTTCTTATTGAAGAAAGAGAAATAA
- a CDS encoding site-specific recombinase, whose translation MIKPDTLPQFLRNKVEENDAFGLVEGLCQLLRSSPTEKISPTLHLFKFILKNDKELGYSVSKLLCGWLCDLRLYPLFISSGILTRGGFGQEMKTRIYERFNPSFKDINDLRDIFYLLFSDKNDARWIDAVPLKTWRGVFGVLTRYTEQKDRERLKNHIESEGLFAIEMLSIWIAAEDMDPELMRMEPSLLNADSPFVALHHEVVDWVEARRQATVFDDSHLQVMFDQCKALIIGLQKRGAVVGSSLNTAYLLERLSQTLERLETLMAIFVSNRYLPRRILLLTGCFARAAAERHSISRLWKQSSGLMARSVTQNAGDHGEHYITRDKKEYWAMFYSAAGGGVLIALMALFKTYLGSIIDDKVWKGIAEGLNYGLGFMVIFMLHFTVATKQPAMTAARFAEAVEKTPQGKSVNMKLAQLLVDVFRSQSIAVLGNVIIAMGLAALIAFGYQYKTGEPLMNADQIAYQLHSIDPFAGTLWFAAIAGVWLFCSGIISGYFDNRSNYLNMRMRLAQHPLLKKLMSEKTRVKFANYMHENYGSLIGNLCFGMLLGITGVVGYLTHLPLDIRHVAFSSANVGYIAVSGQFTYSLLLQCIGFVLLIGLVNLIVSFSLTLWVALRSLNAEIDSWWPIWHEVCQIVKKRPLSLFLPVQLDK comes from the coding sequence ATGATAAAACCTGATACTTTACCGCAATTTTTGCGTAATAAAGTCGAGGAAAATGATGCCTTTGGTCTTGTGGAAGGGCTGTGTCAATTATTACGTAGTAGCCCTACAGAAAAAATTTCTCCAACCTTACATTTATTTAAGTTTATCTTAAAGAACGATAAAGAATTAGGCTATTCTGTTTCGAAATTATTATGCGGTTGGTTATGTGATTTACGTCTTTATCCCTTGTTTATTAGTAGTGGCATTCTTACGCGTGGCGGTTTTGGGCAAGAAATGAAAACGCGTATTTATGAGCGTTTTAACCCGTCTTTTAAAGATATTAATGATTTACGTGATATTTTTTATTTATTGTTCAGTGATAAAAATGATGCCCGCTGGATTGATGCTGTTCCATTAAAAACATGGCGAGGCGTATTTGGCGTTTTAACACGTTATACAGAACAAAAAGATCGTGAACGTTTAAAAAATCATATTGAAAGTGAAGGGCTATTTGCCATTGAAATGCTTTCAATTTGGATTGCAGCTGAAGACATGGATCCTGAGTTGATGCGAATGGAGCCATCTTTGTTGAATGCGGATTCACCTTTCGTGGCATTGCATCATGAAGTGGTTGATTGGGTAGAGGCGCGTCGCCAAGCAACGGTTTTTGATGATAGCCATTTGCAGGTAATGTTTGATCAATGTAAGGCATTGATTATTGGCTTACAGAAACGTGGGGCGGTAGTGGGATCATCCTTAAATACGGCGTATTTATTGGAACGTCTTTCCCAGACTTTAGAACGATTAGAAACCTTGATGGCGATTTTTGTTTCAAATCGCTATTTGCCACGTCGAATCTTATTATTAACCGGTTGTTTTGCTCGTGCAGCTGCAGAACGACATAGTATTTCGCGACTATGGAAACAAAGCTCAGGATTGATGGCTCGTAGTGTTACGCAGAATGCCGGCGATCATGGTGAGCATTACATTACTCGAGATAAAAAAGAGTATTGGGCAATGTTTTATTCTGCCGCGGGTGGTGGTGTATTAATTGCACTGATGGCGTTATTTAAAACCTATCTAGGTAGCATCATTGATGACAAAGTCTGGAAAGGGATTGCAGAAGGTCTAAATTACGGCTTAGGTTTCATGGTGATCTTTATGTTGCATTTCACAGTTGCAACCAAACAGCCAGCCATGACTGCAGCCCGTTTTGCTGAGGCTGTTGAGAAAACGCCTCAAGGTAAAAGCGTCAATATGAAATTAGCCCAATTATTAGTGGATGTATTTCGTTCTCAAAGTATTGCTGTGCTCGGTAATGTGATCATTGCGATGGGCTTAGCCGCATTGATTGCGTTTGGGTACCAATATAAAACAGGTGAGCCATTGATGAATGCCGATCAAATCGCGTATCAGTTGCATAGCATTGATCCTTTCGCAGGAACCTTATGGTTTGCAGCCATTGCAGGTGTATGGTTATTTTGCTCAGGGATTATTTCGGGCTATTTTGATAACCGCAGCAATTATTTGAATATGCGCATGCGTTTAGCCCAACATCCGTTATTGAAAAAATTAATGTCTGAGAAGACTCGCGTGAAATTTGCTAATTATATGCATGAGAATTATGGTTCGCTTATCGGTAACCTTTGCTTTGGTATGTTGCTTGGGATTACCGGTGTGGTGGGGTACTTAACGCATCTTCCGTTAGATATTCGTCATGTGGCATTTTCATCTGCAAATGTGGGTTATATTGCAGTGAGCGGACAATTCACCTATTCATTACTTTTACAATGTATTGGTTTTGTATTGTTGATTGGTTTAGTGAATTTAATTGTCAGTTTTTCATTAACGCTTTGGGTTGCATTGCGT